From Podospora bellae-mahoneyi strain CBS 112042 chromosome 5, whole genome shotgun sequence:
CCCCAAAGCCAAATTTCAACCCTAAACGCCCTCGCTAGTGCTGTTGGAAAAAGCGTCTGTAGCATATCGAAATAATCGGGACTATTGCCAtgaccaaaaccacccaGCGTGACCGGGTGTTACCAATACCGCATGAATACGATCCAGACGTGATGGTGGTattgtcatcatcgtcggGAGCATCACCTCTGACGGTCAAAGtcccgtcatcatcgtcatcttcgtcgcCCCTCCAGCCGTTCTATGTCTTTCCCCGAAGATCGCAAACGTCGACATTGAGGTCCGCTTCGATGACATGCCCGGCAGGCTGAAGGGCGTTCACGTAAAGTTGATCGCCCGGGACATCGTGCGGATGAAATGGATCCGTCTTTCGGCACTTCAGCATCTCCGGTAGGCCCGGTGGGTTGGTCAACCGAAAGACTCCCCATGAAGGTTCGTATCGTGGGGCGCAAACGATGGCAATACTCTCAGACAACATAGCTTGGTAACTAGCCTGCGTATGCATGTCGCGAGAGCTGAGGAAGCATGTTTGCGTCGGGTGCGTGTGGATCCAACCAATCTGTatcaactcctccttgtcaCAAAACTCCCAAATGTCGGCTTCGTTTCTGGTATCACAAGTGTTCTCAGTACAATCCTGATCGGGTATCACAAGGTGTGTGATAAAAAGGGcattgttgatgttggcgccGCAGAGGAGGCCGCACATTTCGAGCCCTCTTCTGGTATTTGGCTCGGCAATAGCGAGGAACCGTCTCCGAAGCGACTCCGGCAAAAAGATTGAACGGATCGGGTCACCGTTCTCTAAATACTTCTCAGGTTTAAATGTGTACCTTCTCTTGGGCTCAGGTGCGGGCTCGAGGGCTTCTTTAGGCGGTCTAACAGGAGATTGTGACCTCGTTGTGACAAATGCTTCAGTTTCCAGTTCCTTCCTGGGccgtggagggggtgaaacGGAGGGAGGACGGGATGGCTCGGGCAGTTGCTTGGGAGGTCGTGGTGGCATGGGCCGAGCAGGGGGGGGACTCGGGCGTCGAGGAGCGGATTCGTACGAAAGAGGAGCCGACTGCTTGATCGAAGGGTAAGAATAGTTGGTCGACTGTGAGCGGTCATTGGTGTCTGATGTCCTATACGATCGGTCCAACTGATTTCGAACTGCCTCCATATTCCTGCGCTGCAGCTCATCTTCTGAAATTATGCGAGACGACCGAGAGGGCGCCATCTTAGTCGCATTTCTCCTCCGGAGTCTTTCCTTGTTGGCCATTTCGATGGCGAGATCCTTATTGGACCTGGCATCTAATATGCTCCCCGGCGAAGCGTGGTTCCAAGACAGGGCTGGATCCACCAGTCTGATTGTGCTCTTTGCCGGAGGTTGTGACCGACGTTGAGCCCTCATTCGTGCCTCCCATCGGCTGTAGTATTCATCAATCTCAACCCGCATCGATTCCATCAGCTCTATGATGGCAGGGATACGTTTGGACAGGGTCTTGTATTGCGGCCGGGATTCGGGAAGGTTGATGTCGGGATGTGTTCTGAGCTTATACATGACGAGATCGCAGTATCGTTGGAACATCATGAAGGCCTGGGGAGTATTCCCATCGCGGAGGTAGTGGGTGGCCTGGACAGAGCACGTCAGTACTGGAAGAACGCCATGATGGGATTCTCGACTGACCTCCCGGTAGACAACTTCAGCCGCCCGGTACCACCggttgagggggagctggggcaGGAAGTCATATTGCAAACCCAGGTCTGTGAGCTCCCTAACCGATAACGGCCGGTCGCTGTCCATGTTTGGCGTTGAAGCCATTGTGATTTGGTAGAACAGCTGCAGTTGGCCTGTTTGGTTGGATGTATCTCGAACAAGAGAACGCGACACCCCACCATCCTTGCCCTGGGCCGCCTGGCGGGGCAAAGATCAGCCAAGTAAGCCAAGCCATGCACGGACCCCCAGTGAGGCGGATGTTACAGGTGAGAGTATCACGTGAGACTCTTGTGGATCAGACCGATGCGCAACGCACGGATATGGCTTGGCACTTGAGCTGGGCGTTGGACAAGGCGAAGCTACAAAAATTCGATGGTGTCAAGGAGAATAGCATCTTTTGGTGAGACCGAGTTTGGTGAGATATTTTCTTCTGACCGCTTGTTGAGGTTTTATCAAACTTCGGAAAATAACGGAAAATACCCTGGATTTTATCAGAAAAACCAGTCAACAAAATTACACACAGACCTGAATCCAACTGCAGCTGATCGCGATGCCAGAACTTTTTGCCAAGAACACGGCTGATATCTCTTGGTCACAGTTCGGGCGGATAGGGCCGAATGCCGAGCATCTTCAATCAAGGCCaaacatccatccatcaaccaTTGTCGATGGCATTGACAAATTCTGATGTTGAACACCACGCAAAAACGTAATCGGAATATGTCGGGTCGGAAATTAGGGCGGTGATATAGCGAGGACGGGTTACACGTCGCTACCAACCACCCTCCTGGTCGTCTGAAGGGGCGGA
This genomic window contains:
- a CDS encoding hypothetical protein (MEROPS:MER0021865; COG:T; EggNog:ENOG503NXWM) → MASTPNMDSDRPLSVRELTDLGLQYDFLPQLPLNRWYRAAEVVYREATHYLRDGNTPQAFMMFQRYCDLVMYKLRTHPDINLPESRPQYKTLSKRIPAIIELMESMRVEIDEYYSRWEARMRAQRRSQPPAKSTIRLVDPALSWNHASPGSILDARSNKDLAIEMANKERLRRRNATKMAPSRSSRIISEDELQRRNMEAVRNQLDRSYRTSDTNDRSQSTNYSYPSIKQSAPLSYESAPRRPSPPPARPMPPRPPKQLPEPSRPPSVSPPPRPRKELETEAFVTTRSQSPVRPPKEALEPAPEPKRRYTFKPEKYLENGDPIRSIFLPESLRRRFLAIAEPNTRRGLEMCGLLCGANINNALFITHLVIPDQDCTENTCDTRNEADIWEFCDKEELIQIGWIHTHPTQTCFLSSRDMHTQASYQAMLSESIAIVCAPRYEPSWGVFRLTNPPGLPEMLKCRKTDPFHPHDVPGDQLYVNALQPAGHVIEADLNVDVCDLRGKT